The following proteins are encoded in a genomic region of Aminivibrio pyruvatiphilus:
- a CDS encoding TIGR03915 family putative DNA repair protein has protein sequence MAVWTFDGTFNGFLCLIHESALKKERPEGILRAGETQPLLFETVHTATDERLAASVRTALAARFSRRILAAGYYAFLSAMPEREMAVYRYFALAWTMGPRAAGLLADDRVRTVHEAGRAVSRERHRFLGLLRFSELGGVLYAPFEPEGDILPLVAGHFARRLGGERWIIHDTGRNRAAVYENGIWRVSAFRTGGPLPLSGREREIRDLWKRYFSSTAVQTRKNAELQRQFMPKKYWKYLPEKEPPAE, from the coding sequence ATGGCCGTCTGGACCTTCGACGGAACCTTCAACGGATTTCTCTGCCTGATCCATGAATCGGCACTCAAAAAAGAACGGCCCGAGGGAATCCTCAGGGCAGGCGAGACCCAGCCCCTCCTCTTCGAAACCGTACACACGGCCACCGATGAACGGCTGGCGGCTTCCGTGCGCACCGCCCTCGCCGCCAGATTTTCTCGAAGGATCCTCGCCGCCGGATACTACGCCTTTCTCAGCGCCATGCCTGAGAGGGAAATGGCTGTCTACCGCTATTTCGCCCTTGCATGGACCATGGGACCCCGGGCGGCGGGACTCCTGGCGGACGATAGGGTGAGAACCGTACACGAGGCGGGGCGGGCCGTGTCGAGGGAGCGGCACAGATTTCTCGGCCTTCTCCGGTTTTCGGAACTGGGCGGGGTGCTCTACGCTCCCTTTGAACCGGAAGGAGACATCCTTCCCCTTGTGGCCGGCCATTTCGCCCGGAGGCTCGGAGGTGAGCGGTGGATCATCCACGACACGGGCAGAAACAGGGCGGCGGTGTATGAAAATGGAATCTGGCGTGTATCGGCTTTCCGGACCGGCGGGCCCCTGCCTCTCTCCGGAAGGGAACGGGAGATCAGGGACCTCTGGAAGCGATATTTCTCCTCCACGGCGGTGCAGACCAGGAAAAATGCGGAATTGCAGCGGCAGTTCATGCCGAAAAAGTACTGGAAATACCTTCCGGAAAAAGAGCCTCCTGCCGAGTGA
- a CDS encoding putative DNA modification/repair radical SAM protein has protein sequence METLGKLAVLAEGAKYDVSCSSSGSAGRRGAVGSTSLGGICHSWSDDGRCISLLKVLFSNDCVFDCAYCVNRRSADIPRATFTPRELADLTIQMYRRNYIEGLFLSSAVVGSPDDTMVQLVRTAKILREEHRFGGYIHAKAIPGASPSLLGTLGLLADRMSVNIELPSETSLRALAPQKSRDSILRPMAFIGGTIEERRKWRKSGRSGPAFVPAGQSTQLMVGASPENDFTILRLSEGLYRSFGLKRVYYSAYIPVAENPLLPAPATKPPMLREHRLYQADWLLRFYGFKAEEVLSPQQPNLDEALDPKTGWALAHPDFFPVDVNRASCEEILRVPGIGVRSARRILSARRGHLLDGDDLTKLGVVMKRARFFISCKSAAFPAFPAGGDLRRLLASPPPGKDNLRQLRLEF, from the coding sequence ATGGAGACCCTGGGAAAGCTCGCGGTCCTCGCGGAAGGAGCGAAATACGACGTATCCTGCTCGTCCAGCGGAAGCGCCGGACGACGGGGCGCCGTGGGCAGCACCTCCCTCGGCGGCATCTGCCACAGCTGGTCCGACGACGGCCGGTGCATCTCCCTGCTCAAGGTCCTTTTCTCCAACGACTGCGTTTTCGACTGCGCCTACTGCGTGAATCGGCGGAGCGCCGACATCCCGCGGGCGACCTTCACTCCCCGGGAGCTCGCCGATCTGACCATCCAGATGTACCGCCGGAACTACATCGAGGGACTCTTCCTCAGTTCGGCCGTCGTCGGCTCCCCGGACGACACCATGGTGCAGCTCGTCCGGACGGCGAAAATCCTCCGGGAGGAGCACCGTTTCGGAGGGTATATCCACGCCAAGGCCATCCCAGGCGCCTCCCCCTCCCTTCTCGGCACCCTCGGGCTCCTCGCCGACAGGATGAGCGTGAACATCGAGCTGCCCTCCGAGACAAGCCTTCGGGCCCTGGCCCCCCAGAAGAGCCGGGACTCCATCCTCCGGCCCATGGCCTTCATCGGCGGTACCATCGAAGAGCGGAGGAAATGGCGGAAATCCGGCCGGTCAGGGCCGGCCTTCGTTCCCGCCGGGCAGAGCACCCAGCTCATGGTGGGCGCCTCCCCTGAGAACGACTTCACCATCCTGCGCCTGTCCGAAGGACTCTACCGGAGCTTCGGGCTCAAACGGGTCTACTATTCCGCCTACATCCCGGTGGCGGAAAACCCTCTCCTTCCCGCCCCCGCCACGAAGCCGCCCATGCTCAGGGAACACCGCCTCTACCAGGCGGACTGGCTCCTCCGGTTCTACGGCTTCAAGGCCGAAGAAGTCCTGAGCCCCCAGCAGCCCAACCTCGACGAAGCCCTGGACCCCAAGACGGGCTGGGCCCTGGCCCACCCGGACTTCTTTCCGGTGGACGTGAACAGGGCGTCCTGCGAGGAAATCCTCCGCGTTCCCGGAATCGGCGTCAGGTCCGCAAGGAGAATTCTTTCCGCCAGGAGGGGGCACCTCCTCGACGGCGACGACCTGACAAAACTGGGCGTGGTGATGAAAAGGGCCCGGTTCTTCATCTCCTGCAAAAGTGCGGCATTTCCCGCTTTTCCCGCCGGCGGGGACCTCAGGAGGCTGCTCGCCTCCCCTCCCCCGGGGAAGGACAATCTCCGCCAGCTCCGCCTGGAGTTCTGA